Proteins from one Deinococcus sp. AB2017081 genomic window:
- a CDS encoding SDR family oxidoreductase, with the protein MARTALVVGASGIAGSAVATLLLEHGWTVHGLARRPDQTGAILPVVADLQDAAATAAALSNVHPDTVFITTWARQDSEAENIRVNSAMVRHLLDGLPAATGPRHVALVTGLKHYLGPFESYGQGTLPQTPFREEQGRLDVPNFYYAQEDALFAAAERDGFTWSVHRPHTVIGQAVGNAMNMGTTLAVYATLCRETGRPMRFPGSAAQWHGLTDMTDARQLARHLLWAAETGAAHNEAFNVVNGDVFRWQWMWGRIASWFGLEAVPFDGTVRPLEEQMAGDAARWEQLAVRDGLAEPDLWRLASPWHTDADLGRPVEVVTDMSKSRRLGFTAYQPTDDAFFDLFARLRRDRLIP; encoded by the coding sequence ATGGCAAGAACAGCACTGGTGGTGGGCGCAAGTGGAATCGCCGGCAGCGCGGTGGCGACGCTGCTGCTGGAACACGGGTGGACGGTTCACGGGCTCGCCCGACGCCCGGATCAGACCGGAGCGATCCTGCCGGTGGTGGCCGATCTTCAGGACGCCGCCGCAACGGCCGCCGCCCTGTCCAATGTCCACCCCGACACGGTGTTCATCACCACCTGGGCGCGGCAGGACAGCGAGGCCGAGAACATCCGGGTCAATTCGGCCATGGTGCGCCATCTGCTCGACGGCCTGCCTGCTGCGACCGGCCCCCGCCACGTCGCGCTGGTCACCGGCCTCAAGCACTACCTGGGCCCGTTCGAGTCGTACGGCCAGGGCACGCTGCCGCAGACCCCCTTCCGCGAGGAACAGGGCCGGCTGGACGTGCCCAACTTCTACTACGCGCAGGAGGACGCCCTCTTTGCGGCGGCAGAGCGCGACGGCTTCACATGGAGTGTCCACCGGCCACACACGGTCATCGGCCAGGCGGTCGGCAACGCCATGAATATGGGCACCACGCTTGCGGTCTACGCCACGCTGTGCCGCGAGACGGGCCGCCCCATGCGCTTTCCCGGCTCGGCCGCGCAGTGGCACGGCCTGACGGATATGACCGACGCCCGGCAGCTCGCCCGCCACCTGCTGTGGGCCGCCGAGACGGGCGCGGCGCACAACGAGGCCTTCAACGTCGTGAACGGCGACGTCTTCCGCTGGCAGTGGATGTGGGGCCGGATCGCCAGTTGGTTCGGGCTCGAGGCCGTCCCCTTCGACGGCACGGTGCGCCCCCTGGAAGAGCAGATGGCCGGCGACGCGGCCCGGTGGGAGCAGCTCGCGGTGCGGGACGGACTCGCCGAGCCCGACCTGTGGCGGCTGGCCTCGCCGTGGCACACCGACGCCGATCTGGGACGGCCCGTGGAAGTCGTGACCGACATGTCGAAGAGCCGGCGGCTGGGGTTCACGGCCTACCAGCCCACCGACGACGCCTTCTTCGACCTGTTCGCGCGGCTGCGCCGAGACCGCCTGATTCCCTGA
- a CDS encoding RluA family pseudouridine synthase has protein sequence MTVPSPTLSFSATPGRLDAVLSALSGQSRSQVAGWIAGGFVLVDGVPALKASVKLRGGETVSVAVPRPPDSHVAPEDVPLDILFEDEHLIAVNKPPGMVTHPAPGVTTGTLVNALLGRTTLPEQEGFDGPDGFRPGIVHRLDKDTSGVIVVAKTVQAHAKLAAAFKNRDTRKTYLAIAAGTWKADAPVQVDAPIGRHPIQRQRMTVGGAQFRDAQTLVTPLAAHRDGHGRTLALVRAQPRTGRTHQIRVHLLHLGSPLLGDPVYGRLSEIMPRHALHAQFLDIPHPVTRDMLHLHAPAPDDLLQAWVALGGSVPGNLEEL, from the coding sequence ATGACCGTGCCCTCCCCCACCCTGAGCTTCAGCGCCACGCCCGGCCGCCTGGACGCCGTGCTGTCGGCGCTGAGCGGGCAGAGCCGCTCGCAGGTGGCTGGGTGGATCGCCGGGGGCTTCGTGCTCGTAGACGGCGTGCCCGCCCTGAAGGCCAGCGTGAAGCTGCGCGGCGGCGAGACCGTCAGTGTGGCCGTGCCGCGCCCGCCCGACTCACACGTGGCCCCGGAGGATGTGCCGCTGGACATCCTGTTCGAGGACGAGCACCTGATCGCCGTGAACAAACCGCCGGGCATGGTCACGCACCCCGCGCCGGGCGTGACGACCGGCACGCTGGTGAACGCCCTGCTGGGCCGCACGACCCTGCCCGAGCAGGAGGGCTTCGACGGCCCGGACGGCTTCCGCCCCGGCATTGTCCACCGGCTCGACAAGGACACGAGTGGCGTGATCGTGGTGGCCAAGACCGTGCAGGCCCACGCGAAACTGGCCGCAGCCTTCAAGAACCGTGATACCCGCAAGACGTACCTCGCGATCGCCGCGGGCACGTGGAAGGCCGACGCGCCGGTGCAGGTCGATGCGCCCATCGGTCGCCACCCCATCCAGCGGCAGCGCATGACCGTAGGCGGTGCCCAGTTCCGGGACGCGCAGACGCTCGTGACGCCACTGGCCGCACACCGCGACGGGCACGGGCGAACGCTGGCGCTGGTGCGGGCCCAGCCGCGCACGGGCCGCACACACCAGATCCGCGTGCACCTGCTGCACCTGGGCTCGCCGCTGCTGGGCGACCCGGTGTACGGCCGACTCAGCGAGATCATGCCCCGGCACGCGCTGCACGCGCAGTTCCTGGACATCCCACACCCGGTCACGCGCGACATGCTGCACCTGCATGCCCCCGCCCCGGACGACCTGCTCCAGGCATGGGTGGCCCTGGGAGGCTCGGTACCGGGAAATCTGGAAGAGCTGTAA
- the apaG gene encoding Co2+/Mg2+ efflux protein ApaG has translation MTRPTPPDDFTPEIDVVVEVQHLPAHSSPERQLFTYVITVHNRSDQTWQLIARHWEIVDATGRETIVDGEGVVGEQPVLPPGGSFTYDSFVTVEATPGRMGGHYVMQDAWGVHAHVPIPAFVLDVPGARVLN, from the coding sequence ATGACCCGTCCCACCCCGCCGGACGATTTCACGCCGGAGATCGATGTCGTGGTGGAGGTTCAGCACCTGCCCGCCCACAGCAGCCCGGAGCGGCAGTTGTTCACCTACGTGATCACCGTGCACAACCGCAGCGACCAGACGTGGCAGCTGATCGCCCGCCACTGGGAGATCGTGGACGCCACCGGCCGCGAGACCATCGTGGACGGCGAGGGCGTGGTTGGCGAGCAGCCGGTGCTGCCGCCCGGCGGGTCGTTCACGTACGACTCCTTCGTGACCGTCGAGGCCACGCCGGGCCGCATGGGCGGGCACTACGTCATGCAGGACGCCTGGGGCGTGCACGCCCACGTGCCCATCCCGGCCTTCGTGCTGGACGTGCCGGGAGCGCGGGTACTGAACTGA
- a CDS encoding M20/M25/M40 family metallo-hydrolase: MLARVSAESTVINEAFLTALLAPAAPSGFERRAADVWLREAQTFAQTDEDHYGNVYAELGPEGAPAILLTGHLDEIGLMVSHINDQGFLHVLNIGGWDPQVLVGQRIRLLAPDGDVIGVIGKKAIHVMDEEDRRKASKLEDLWIDLGLDAADVKARIPIGTVGVIEQPTVMVGTKIVSRALDNRVGAFIVLEALRALQHTDLKHRVVAVGTSQEEIGSYGSKTATYRVRPVAGVAVDVTHETDQPGVKPEKYGVAPFGSGANLSVGAMTSPVIFRQMQAAAQQHGIPYTVSANPRLTYTDADTMVLSGAGVPSAVVSVPNRYMHSPNEMVDARDVKACIDIIAAWIRNLDAQPDFTRRG; encoded by the coding sequence ATGCTCGCCCGCGTGAGCGCTGAATCAACCGTCATCAACGAGGCCTTCCTGACTGCCCTGCTCGCTCCGGCCGCGCCCAGCGGCTTCGAGCGCCGGGCCGCCGACGTGTGGCTGCGCGAGGCCCAGACCTTTGCCCAAACGGACGAGGATCACTACGGCAACGTGTATGCCGAACTCGGCCCAGAGGGCGCGCCCGCCATCCTCCTGACCGGGCACCTCGACGAGATCGGGCTGATGGTCAGTCACATCAACGATCAGGGGTTCCTGCACGTCCTGAATATCGGTGGCTGGGATCCGCAGGTGCTGGTCGGGCAGCGCATCCGGCTGCTCGCCCCGGACGGCGACGTGATCGGCGTGATCGGCAAGAAGGCCATCCACGTGATGGACGAGGAGGATCGGCGCAAGGCCAGCAAGCTGGAAGACCTGTGGATCGACCTGGGCCTGGACGCGGCCGACGTGAAGGCCCGCATTCCCATCGGCACCGTTGGCGTGATCGAGCAGCCCACCGTGATGGTCGGGACGAAGATCGTCAGCCGGGCCCTGGACAACCGCGTGGGCGCATTCATCGTGCTGGAGGCGCTGCGGGCGCTGCAACACACGGATCTGAAGCACCGCGTCGTGGCGGTGGGCACCAGCCAGGAGGAGATCGGCTCATACGGCAGCAAGACCGCCACGTACCGCGTGCGGCCGGTGGCCGGGGTCGCGGTGGACGTCACTCACGAGACGGATCAGCCTGGCGTGAAGCCCGAGAAGTACGGTGTGGCTCCCTTCGGCAGCGGCGCGAACCTGAGTGTGGGGGCCATGACCAGCCCCGTGATCTTCCGGCAGATGCAGGCCGCCGCCCAGCAGCACGGCATTCCCTACACGGTGAGCGCCAACCCCCGCCTGACCTACACCGATGCCGACACGATGGTGCTGTCGGGTGCGGGCGTCCCCAGCGCCGTGGTCAGCGTGCCCAACCGCTACATGCACAGCCCCAACGAGATGGTCGACGCCCGCGACGTGAAGGCCTGCATCGACATCATCGCCGCGTGGATCAGAAATCTGGACGCGCAGCCCGACTTCACCCGCCGGGGCTGA
- the dusA gene encoding tRNA dihydrouridine(20/20a) synthase DusA, with product MAASPLPPHTLSVAPMMDWTDRHCRVFHRTLTRRTLLYTEMVTTGAIIHGDRERHLGFDAAEHPVALQLGGSDAAALAECARISEDRGYDEVNLNCGCPSDRVSSGSFGACLMGTPDVVARAVEAMRGATRLPVTVKHRIGIDDLDSYEHLTAFVRTVEAAGCGTFIVHARKAWLSGLSPKENREIPPLRHELVQQLKADFPHLTVVLNGGILTLDAAQDALAWADGVMIGRAAYSDPFILAQVDQDVFGEDTPPVTRREAIEAYLPYVAAQLEVGQPLNRMMKHTLGLFAGQPGARHWKRTISEQGHRPGAGLEVVRAALDGVPDVVLDAQPGALVQPA from the coding sequence ATGGCCGCGTCTCCCCTGCCCCCGCACACGCTCTCGGTCGCGCCGATGATGGACTGGACGGATCGGCACTGCCGCGTCTTCCACCGCACCCTGACGCGCCGGACACTGCTGTACACCGAGATGGTCACGACCGGCGCGATCATCCACGGTGACCGCGAGCGTCACCTGGGCTTCGATGCCGCCGAACATCCGGTGGCGCTGCAACTGGGCGGCAGCGACGCGGCGGCCCTGGCCGAGTGTGCCCGGATCTCGGAGGATCGGGGCTACGACGAGGTCAACCTGAACTGCGGCTGTCCCAGCGACCGCGTGAGCAGCGGCTCCTTCGGCGCGTGCCTGATGGGCACCCCGGACGTGGTGGCCCGCGCCGTCGAGGCCATGCGCGGCGCGACCCGCCTGCCGGTGACGGTCAAGCACCGCATCGGCATTGACGATCTGGACAGTTACGAGCACCTGACCGCATTCGTGCGAACCGTCGAGGCCGCCGGCTGCGGAACCTTCATCGTCCATGCCCGCAAGGCGTGGCTGAGCGGCCTGTCGCCCAAGGAAAACCGCGAGATTCCCCCGCTGCGGCACGAGCTGGTGCAGCAACTGAAGGCCGACTTCCCGCACCTGACGGTCGTGCTGAACGGGGGCATCCTGACTCTGGACGCCGCACAGGACGCGCTGGCCTGGGCCGACGGAGTGATGATCGGCCGGGCCGCGTATTCCGACCCCTTCATCCTGGCGCAGGTCGATCAGGACGTGTTCGGAGAGGACACGCCGCCCGTGACGCGGCGCGAGGCCATCGAGGCCTATCTGCCGTACGTCGCCGCACAACTGGAAGTGGGGCAGCCGCTGAACCGCATGATGAAGCACACGCTGGGCCTGTTCGCCGGCCAGCCGGGCGCGCGGCACTGGAAGCGCACGATCAGCGAGCAGGGGCACCGGCCCGGCGCGGGGCTGGAAGTCGTCCGGGCCGCGCTGGACGGCGTGCCGGACGTGGTGCTGGACGCCCAGCCCGGTGCCCTGGTTCAGCCCGCGTGA